The following proteins are co-located in the Camelina sativa cultivar DH55 chromosome 12, Cs, whole genome shotgun sequence genome:
- the LOC104729201 gene encoding endoglucanase 23, translating into MKPSVYFVTVFILVLLILPTAIPHDYSDALRKSILFFEGQRSGRLPKQQRMAWRGNSALNDGRNLNTNLVGGYYDAGDNVKFHFPMAFTATMLAWSAIDFGSYMSPNDLGHNLVALKWATDYLLKTVSQLPNRIFVQVGEAQPDHDCWERPEDMDTPRTAFALDASYPASDLAGEITAALAAASIAFKQSNPRYSKILLDKAIQTFKYADSRRGSYTDNPGVNKTVCPFYCSNGYKDELLWGAAWLRRATGIDYYLTYLMNNRQAFGANNNYYFEFGWENKLGGVNVLIAKEVFQKNMTVLAPYKDTAEKMMCSFFPETTGPHMSYTPGGLIHNGGSSQLQNTAAMSFLLLTYADYLSKSSQQLSCGNLKFQPDSLRRIVKRQVDYVLGDNPMKLSYMIGYGERYPRLIHHRGSSVPSVTIHPTAFGCLQGWNIFHSPNPNPNILIGAVIGGPDVDDKFIGGRTNASETEPTTYINAPFVGVLAYFKSNPKFS; encoded by the exons atgaaaccatCGGTTTACTTTGTAACCGTTTTCATACTTGTCCTTCTCATTCTACCAACGGCGATCCCTCACGACTACTCCGACGCTCTTAGAAAGTCAATCCTCTTTTTCGAAGGTCAACGCTCTGGTCGTCTTCCAAAGCAACAAAGGATGGCATGGCGAGGTAACTCCGCACTCAACGACGGCAGAAACCTAAATACCAACCTCGTTGGTGGTTACTACGACGCCGGAGACAACGTTAAGTTTCATTTTCCGATGGCTTTTACGGCCACGATGCTTGCTTGGAGTGCTATTGACTTCGGAAGTTACATGTCTCCGAATGATCTCGGACATAATCTCGTAGCTCTCAAGTGGGCCACCGATTACCTCCTTAAGACCGTTTCACAACTCCCTAATCGCATTTTCGTCCAA GTAGGTGAAGCACAACCGGATCATGATTGTTGGGAAAGACCGGAAGATATGGACACGCCACGAACCGCTTTCGCCTTAGATGCATCATATCCAGCTTCCGATTTAGCGGGCGAAATCACAGCTGCTTTAGCAGCCGCTTCAATTGCATTCAAACAGTCAAATCCAAGATATTCCAAAATATTACTCGATAAAGCCATACAAACGTTTAAGTATGCAGATTCACGTCGAGGTTCTTATACCGATAATCCAGGGGTGAACAAAACCGTTTGCCCGTTTTACTGTAGTAATGGATATAAG GATGAGTTGCTATGGGGAGCTGCGTGGCTGAGAAGAGCAACGGGCATAGACTATTATCTCACATACTTAATGAATAATCGTCAAGCTTTCGGTgcaaataacaattattactTTGAGTTTGGCTGGGAAAACAAACTTGGGGGTGTTAATGTTCTCATTGCCAAG GAAGTATTTCAGAAGAATATGACCGTTCTAGCACCATATAAAGATACCGCAGAGAAAATGATGTGTTCATTTTTCCCGGAAACGACCGGTCCACACATGAGTTACACTCCCGGCGGTCTCATTCATAATGGTGGAAGCAGCCAGCTCCAGAACACAGCTGCTATGTCTTTCCTCCTCCTTACCTACGCAGATTACCTCTCTAAATCCTCTCAACAGCTCAGTTGTGGTAACCTCAAGTTTCAACCAGACTCTCTTCGCCGCATTGTCAAAAGACAG GTAGACTATGTTTTGGGAGATAATCCAATGAAGTTGTCATACATGATTGGGTACGGTGAGCGGTACCCACGACTGATCCACCACCGTGGCTCGTCTGTACCGTCTGTTACCATTCATCCGACTGCCTTCGGGTGCTTACAAGGATGGAATATTTTCCATTCACCCAATCCAAACCCCAACATTCTTATAGGTGCGGTGATTGGCGGCCCTGACGTCGATGATAAATTTATTGGAGGTCGGACAAATGCTAGCGAGACCGAGCCCACAACTTACATCAATGCACCTTTTGTTGGTGTCTTGGCGTACTTTAAAAGCAACCCCAAGTTCTCTTGA
- the LOC104729198 gene encoding fructose-bisphosphate aldolase 2, chloroplastic yields the protein MASTSLLKASPVLDKSEWVKGQSVLFRQPSSASVVLRNRATSLTVRAASSYADELVKTAKTIASPGRGILAMDESNATCGKRLDSIGLENTEANRQAFRTMLVSAPGLGQYISGAILFEETLYQSTTEGKKIVDVLVEQKIVPGIKVDKGLVPLVGSNNESWCQGLDGLASRTAAYYQQGARFAKWRTVVSIPNGPSALAVKEAAWGLARYAAISQDSGLVPIVEPEILLDGEHDIDRTYDVAEKVWSEVFFYLAQNNVMFEGILLKPSMVTPGAECKDRATPEQVSSYTLKLLRNRVPPAVPGIMFLSGGQSEVEATLNLNAMNQAPNPWHVSFSYARALQNTCLKTWGGRPENVNAAQTTLLARAKANSLAQLGKYTGEGESEEAKEGMFVKGYTY from the exons ATGGCATCAACCTCACTCCTCAAGGCGTCTCCGGTGTTGGACAAATCGGAATGGGTCAAGGGACAAAGCGTTCTCTTCCGTCAGCCTTCTTCCGCCTCTGTCGTCCTCCGCAACCGTGCTACCTCCCTCACCGTCCGTGCTGCTTCCTCCTACGCCGATGAGCTTGTTAAGACAGCG AAAACAATTGCGTCTCCTGGACGCGGAATCTTGGCGATGGACGAATCCAACGCGACTTGCGGGAAGCGTTTGGATTCGATAGGGCTGGAGAACACTGAGGCAAACCGTCAAGCTTTCCGGACTATGCTCGTCTCTGCACCGGGACTCGGACAGTACATCTCCGGCGCAATCCTATTTGAGGAGACTCTGTATCAGTCTACCACCGAAGGCAAGAAAATAGTCGACGTCCTCGTCGAGCAGAAAATCGTCCCTGGTATCAAAGTTGACAAG GGTTTGGTGCCACTTGTTGGATCCAACAATGAGTCATGGTGCCAGGGACTAGACGGTCTAGCCTCTCGAACTGCTGCTTACTACCAACAGGGTGCTCGTTTTGCCAAATG GCGTACTGTCGTGAGCATCCCCAACGGCCCATCTGCTTTGGCCGTCAAAGAAGCTGCTTGGGGTCTTGCTAGATACGCTGCCATTTCACAG GACAGCGGGTTGGTTCCGATTGTGGAGCCAGAGATCTTGTTGGATGGTGAACACGACATTGACAGGACATACGACGTGGCTGAGAAGGTTTGGTCTGAGGTTTTCTTCTACCTTGCTCAGAACAATGTCATGTTTGAAG GTATCCTCCTGAAACCGAGCATGGTTACTCCCGGAGCTGAGTGTAAAGACAGAGCTACTCCTGAACAAGTTTCCTCATACACCCTCAAGCTCCTCCGCAACAGAGTCCCTCCCGCAGTCCCCGGAATCATG TTCTTGTCCGGAGGACAGTCGGAGGTGGAGGCAACACTCAACCTGAACGCAATGAACCAGGCACCAAACCCATGGCACGTGTCCTTCTCATACGCACGTGCGTTGCAGAACACTTGTCTGAAAACATGGGGCGGCAGACCCGAGAACGTGAACGCAGCTCAGACCACTCTCTTGGCTCGTGCCAAGGCGAATTCGTTGGCTCAGCTCGGAAAATACACCGGAGAAGGTGAGTCCGAAGAGGCTAAGGAGGGTATGTTCGTCAAAGGCTACACCTACTGA
- the LOC104729199 gene encoding uncharacterized protein LOC104729199, whose product MVEGEDVAGVSLSVRNEEDLSPECLAWADSCIISFPDDSDHNHWGTFRDALTEIIDIHPEMFVPSSSGTTSSVLPPDEDMTESEPLDLLRSFQPEADSANNKYNSLNEEVSEIVSLITFESDPSKNSLQDHYFSEPIVENGTPEPVDDPAKDLGGVESIEEDESVSNEEAEEETESVSYQVFKDDFISTYIQENVEDCNVTEDPVKVTQQEIFKVWDLEIVGDDDEEDGLVLQLKKALDESSTVQPLPQPLLNDVAETSSIDDLIAGISDLSLAETFN is encoded by the coding sequence ATGGTTGAAGGAGAAGACGTTGCAGGGGTTTCTCTCTCTGTTAGAAACGAGGAAGATCTTTCTCCAGAGTGTTTAGCTTGGGCTGATTCCTGCATCATCAGCTTTCCAGATGATTCAGATCACAACCATTGGGGAACTTTTAGAGATGCTTTAACTGAAATCATTGATATCCATCCCGAGATGTTTGTTCCTTCATCATCAGGAACAACTAGTAGTGTCCTGCCTCCAGACGAGGATATGACTGAATCTGAGCCACTTGATCTACTACGGTCATTCCAACCCGAAGCTGATTCAGCCaacaataaatataattcattgaATGAAGAAGTCAGTGAGATTGTCTCTTTGATAACGTTTGAGTCAGACCCGTCAAAGAATTCTTTACAAGATCATTACTTTTCAGAGCCCATAGTTGAGAATGGAACCCCTGAACCAGTGGACGATCCTGCTAAAGATCTTGGAGGTGTTGAAAgtatagaagaagatgagtcaGTGAGCAATGAAGAGGCTGAAGAAGAGACAGAGTCAGTATCGTATCAAGTCTTCAAGGATGATTTCATTAGCACATACATTCAAGAAAACGTTGAGGATTGTAATGTGACAGAGGATCCGGTCAAAGTAACTCAGCAAGAGATTTTCAAGGTGTGGGATCTGGAGATTGTGGGGgacgatgatgaggaagatgggTTGGTGCTGCAGCTGAAGAAGGCCCTCGATGAGTCTTCTACGGTTCAGCCCCTTCCACAGCCACTACTGAATGATGTTGCGGAGACGAGCAGTATCGATGATCTGATAGCTGGTATCTCGGATCTCTCTCTTGCAGAAACTTTTAACTGA